Proteins encoded in a region of the Salvelinus sp. IW2-2015 linkage group LG27, ASM291031v2, whole genome shotgun sequence genome:
- the LOC111953190 gene encoding probable DNA double-strand break repair Rad50 ATPase isoform X5 — translation MLRNQHLVSKKKKKMSGTKTCKQETQSPAPSSSGQAVEKQDLKEFQDPEPEKTQKLYAQMNYILDRVNQNNFQQSMKAITKFTINTEARLKGIIHLIYERALAQPTSSATYANICRCLMGLKVPTAANPGVTVNFRNLLLNRVQRNFENMARSSREIFWQQQEMVDAITKEEERQRVREELEEAKTEERRQSLGNIKLMCELFKLKMLTECIVHDVIVKLLKNRDDNSLEGLCTLLYTIGKNLDLKKARPRMDQYYNMIVKIVKDSTTSPRITSMLQDILDRRKKETAQLGELVEKMEETGLQADNDAEKHTGPGDTEPVLRPHYKSLAMKNQKLISTSIPLQENTCPHHDDKLKAEDSAAARGATKKKNVNVQLKTCQQIIQEREEELQKLRQEVESLKCLSQATMEDSERFFTKLIETRCSEVREVIQAKEKEMVSEAEGLLQTLEQELDELKRTETEGRQLPHIEVYPHFLQKLPSITEAFEEVRTCASEMQQQFEDSSKLQFVEFSKSVEESLGPYTISSLSTSRQAVEEKDLQDFVDLETVKTEEMYEQMDNILTSLTPKNFHQSMKVVSAFTIDTEDKLKGIVDSIYERAILNPTSAEVYAKVCHQLKWVRMHLYKSPCVYLCLPVTNSCLLFLIQFYQLLGQHTLSVQNIRNPFSMTD, via the exons ATGCTGAGAAATCAGCACCTGGTTAGCAAGAAAAAG AAGAAGATGAGTGGGACCAAGACATGCAAACAAGAAACCCAGTCACCAGCTCCCTCTTCTAGTGGACAGGCTGTGGAAAAACAGGACTTG AAGGAGTTTCAGGATCCAGAGCCAGAGAAGACACAGAAACTGTATGCTCAAATGAATTACATCCTGGATAGGGTAAATCAAAACAACTTCCAGCAATCGATGAAGGCAATTACTAAGTTCACCATTAACACAGAGGCCAGACTGAAGGGCATCATTCACCTCATATATGAGAGGGCCCTGGCACAACCTACCAGCTCTGCGACCTATGCCAACATCTGCCGCTGCCTCATGGGG CTTAAAGTACCCACTGCTGCCAATCCAGGAGTGACAGTAAATTTCCGCAACCTGCTTCTGAACCGAGTCCAAAGAAACTTTGAGAACATGGCGAGAAGCAGTCGTGAAATCTTCTGGCAACAACAGGAGATGGTGGATGCCATCACCAAG GAGGAGGAGCGCCAGCGAGtgagggaggagctggaggaggccaAGACCGAGGAGCGGAGGCAGTCGCTAGGCAATATCAAGTTAATGTGTGAGTTGTTCAAGTTGAAGATGCTGACTGAGTGCATCGTGCACGACGTCATCGTAAAGCTGCTGAAGAACCGAGATGATAACTCTCTGGAGGGTCTCTGCACATTACTCTACACCATCGGAAAGAACTTGGACTTGAAGAAGGCCAGG CCCAGAATGGATCAGTACTACAACATGATTGTGAAGATTGTGAAGGATAGTACGACCTCCCCCAGAATCACAAGCATGCTACAGGATATACTGGACCGCCGAAAG AAAGAAACGGCCCAGCTTGGTGAGTTGGTGGAAAAGATGGAGGAGACCGGGCTGCAAGCTGACAATGATGCTGAGAAACACACGGGACCTGGAGACACAGAACCTGTTTTGCGTCCTCACTATAAGTCATTAGCCATGAAGAATCAGAAGCTGATCAGCACATCTATACCACTACAGGAGAACACATGTCCTCATCATGATGATAAGCTGAAAGCTGAAGACTCAGCTGCTGCTCGGGGGGCTACCAAAAAG AAAAATGTGAATGTGCAGTTGAAGACATGCCAGCAGATaatccaggagagagaggaggaactacAGAAACTGAGACAGGAAGTGGAGTCTCTAAAG TGCTTATCACAGGCTACAATGGAGGACAGTGAGAGGTTCTTCACCAAGCTGATTGAGACAAGGTGCTCAGAGGTGAGAGAGGTGATCCAAGCTAAAGAGAAGGAGATGGTGAGTGAGGCTGAGGGACTCCTACAAACACTGGAGCAGGAGCTTGATGAGCTGAAGAGGACCGAAACAGAGGGTAGACAGCTCCCACACATAGAGGTCTACCCCCATTTCCTACAG AAATTACCCAGCATCACTGAGGCTTTTGAAGAAGTGAGGACATGTGCCTCTGAAATGCAACAGCAATTTGAAGATTCCTCCAAGTTGCAATTTGTGGAGTTTTCTAAATCAG TTGAAGAAAGTCTGGGACCATACA cTATCAGTTCTCTTAGCACTAGCAGACAGGCAGTGGAAGAAAAGGACTTG CAGGACTTTGTGGACCTAGAGACAGTGAAGACAGAGGAAATGTATGAACAAATGGATAACATCCTGACCAGCCTGACTCCCAAGAACTTCCATCAGTCAATGAAGGTAGTGAGTGCATTCACAATTGACACAGAGGACAAACTCAAGGGCATCGTTGACTCTATATATGAGAGGGCCATCTTAAACCCTACCAGCGCTGAGGTCTATGCAAAGGTGTGCCACCAACTCAAGTGGGTACGTATGCATCTGTACAAGTCtccatgtgtgtatttgtgtttgccTGTCACCaacagctgtttattgtttttaatacaattttaccaactcttagggcaacatacactgagtgtacaaaacattaggaaccctttttccatgacagactga
- the LOC111953190 gene encoding uncharacterized protein isoform X1, giving the protein MLRNQHLVSKKKKKMSGTKTCKQETQSPAPSSSGQAVEKQDLKEFQDPEPEKTQKLYAQMNYILDRVNQNNFQQSMKAITKFTINTEARLKGIIHLIYERALAQPTSSATYANICRCLMGLKVPTAANPGVTVNFRNLLLNRVQRNFENMARSSREIFWQQQEMVDAITKEEERQRVREELEEAKTEERRQSLGNIKLMCELFKLKMLTECIVHDVIVKLLKNRDDNSLEGLCTLLYTIGKNLDLKKARPRMDQYYNMIVKIVKDSTTSPRITSMLQDILDRRKKETAQLGELVEKMEETGLQADNDAEKHTGPGDTEPVLRPHYKSLAMKNQKLISTSIPLQENTCPHHDDKLKAEDSAAARGATKKKNVNVQLKTCQQIIQEREEELQKLRQEVESLKCLSQATMEDSERFFTKLIETRCSEVREVIQAKEKEMVSEAEGLLQTLEQELDELKRTETEGRQLPHIEVYPHFLQKLPSITEAFEEVRTCASEMQQQFEDSSKLQFVEFSKSVEESLGPYTISSLSTSRQAVEEKDLQDFVDLETVKTEEMYEQMDNILTSLTPKNFHQSMKVVSAFTIDTEDKLKGIVDSIYERAILNPTSAEVYAKVCHQLKWLKIPGVTVNFRKLLLNQCQKGFEKDNSKILKEKQRELDTTTEEEDRQQLREELEEAKAEGQRELLGNITFICQLFKLKMMSEGLIDYCIVKLIKDGDDDSLEGLCTILFTIGKDLDSEKNQVCIDVLMFVSQQHSLSLSILPQPRMDEHYTQINLIKERRRTSPRIRYMLQDVLDRRTLHLYKGQKEDH; this is encoded by the exons ATGCTGAGAAATCAGCACCTGGTTAGCAAGAAAAAG AAGAAGATGAGTGGGACCAAGACATGCAAACAAGAAACCCAGTCACCAGCTCCCTCTTCTAGTGGACAGGCTGTGGAAAAACAGGACTTG AAGGAGTTTCAGGATCCAGAGCCAGAGAAGACACAGAAACTGTATGCTCAAATGAATTACATCCTGGATAGGGTAAATCAAAACAACTTCCAGCAATCGATGAAGGCAATTACTAAGTTCACCATTAACACAGAGGCCAGACTGAAGGGCATCATTCACCTCATATATGAGAGGGCCCTGGCACAACCTACCAGCTCTGCGACCTATGCCAACATCTGCCGCTGCCTCATGGGG CTTAAAGTACCCACTGCTGCCAATCCAGGAGTGACAGTAAATTTCCGCAACCTGCTTCTGAACCGAGTCCAAAGAAACTTTGAGAACATGGCGAGAAGCAGTCGTGAAATCTTCTGGCAACAACAGGAGATGGTGGATGCCATCACCAAG GAGGAGGAGCGCCAGCGAGtgagggaggagctggaggaggccaAGACCGAGGAGCGGAGGCAGTCGCTAGGCAATATCAAGTTAATGTGTGAGTTGTTCAAGTTGAAGATGCTGACTGAGTGCATCGTGCACGACGTCATCGTAAAGCTGCTGAAGAACCGAGATGATAACTCTCTGGAGGGTCTCTGCACATTACTCTACACCATCGGAAAGAACTTGGACTTGAAGAAGGCCAGG CCCAGAATGGATCAGTACTACAACATGATTGTGAAGATTGTGAAGGATAGTACGACCTCCCCCAGAATCACAAGCATGCTACAGGATATACTGGACCGCCGAAAG AAAGAAACGGCCCAGCTTGGTGAGTTGGTGGAAAAGATGGAGGAGACCGGGCTGCAAGCTGACAATGATGCTGAGAAACACACGGGACCTGGAGACACAGAACCTGTTTTGCGTCCTCACTATAAGTCATTAGCCATGAAGAATCAGAAGCTGATCAGCACATCTATACCACTACAGGAGAACACATGTCCTCATCATGATGATAAGCTGAAAGCTGAAGACTCAGCTGCTGCTCGGGGGGCTACCAAAAAG AAAAATGTGAATGTGCAGTTGAAGACATGCCAGCAGATaatccaggagagagaggaggaactacAGAAACTGAGACAGGAAGTGGAGTCTCTAAAG TGCTTATCACAGGCTACAATGGAGGACAGTGAGAGGTTCTTCACCAAGCTGATTGAGACAAGGTGCTCAGAGGTGAGAGAGGTGATCCAAGCTAAAGAGAAGGAGATGGTGAGTGAGGCTGAGGGACTCCTACAAACACTGGAGCAGGAGCTTGATGAGCTGAAGAGGACCGAAACAGAGGGTAGACAGCTCCCACACATAGAGGTCTACCCCCATTTCCTACAG AAATTACCCAGCATCACTGAGGCTTTTGAAGAAGTGAGGACATGTGCCTCTGAAATGCAACAGCAATTTGAAGATTCCTCCAAGTTGCAATTTGTGGAGTTTTCTAAATCAG TTGAAGAAAGTCTGGGACCATACA cTATCAGTTCTCTTAGCACTAGCAGACAGGCAGTGGAAGAAAAGGACTTG CAGGACTTTGTGGACCTAGAGACAGTGAAGACAGAGGAAATGTATGAACAAATGGATAACATCCTGACCAGCCTGACTCCCAAGAACTTCCATCAGTCAATGAAGGTAGTGAGTGCATTCACAATTGACACAGAGGACAAACTCAAGGGCATCGTTGACTCTATATATGAGAGGGCCATCTTAAACCCTACCAGCGCTGAGGTCTATGCAAAGGTGTGCCACCAACTCAAGTGG CTCAAAATACCTGGAGTGACAGTAAATTTCCGCAAGCTGCTGCTGAACCAATGCCAGAAGGGCTTTGAGAAGGATAATAGTAAGATCTTAAAAGAAAAGCAGAGGGAACTCGACACCACCACTGAG GAGGAGGACCGTCAGCAACtgagggaggagctggaggaggctaAGGCAGAGGGGCAGCGGGAGTTGCTAGGCAACATCACATTCATCTGCCAGTTGTTCAAGTTGAAGATGATGTCCGAGGGCCTCATAGACTACTGTATCGTAAAGCTAATAAAGGATGGAGATGATGATTCGCTAGAGGGTCTGTGCACAATACTCTTCACCATTGGCAAGGACTTGGACTCTGAGAAGAACCAGGTCTGTATAGATGTATTGATGTTTGTCAGTCAACAGCATTCACTTAGCCTGTCTATACTTCCACAGCCCAGAATGGATGAGCACTACACACAGATTAATCTgataaaggagagaaggaggacctCCCCCAGAATCCGCTATATGCTTCAAGATGTGCTGGACCGCAGAACG ctccatTTGTACAAGGGCCAAAAGGAAGACCATTGA